One Microplitis demolitor isolate Queensland-Clemson2020A chromosome 2, iyMicDemo2.1a, whole genome shotgun sequence DNA segment encodes these proteins:
- the LOC103571622 gene encoding NADH dehydrogenase [ubiquinone] 1 beta subcomplex subunit 11, mitochondrial produces the protein MANLVRLSTNQLLRSGLLKSLVKTRQLTKPVSIPQLAAIPSLRFINTSSKPPQAQSGTSSPVTQTQTSHEVTETKHWISWGFHEEEEWLDRMLVHANFFFSITLIFICGGFIFCYLPDPKCRDWAQREAYLVLRYREDNGLKPIERNLIDPSKFTLPTDEELGDTEIII, from the coding sequence atggcaaacTTGGTACGTCTCAGTACAAACCAACTGCTGCGAAGTGGCTTGTTGAAATCATTAGTAAAAACTCGTCAGTTAACAAAGCCAGTATCAATACCACAATTAGCAGCAATACCATCACTGCGTTTTATCAACACTTCATCAAAGCCACCGCAAGCTCAATCAGGCACCAGCTCTCCTGTAACACAAACACAAACATCTCATGAAGTAACAGAAACCAAACACTGGATCAGTTGGGGCTTtcatgaagaagaagaatggCTGGACAGAATGTTAGTACACGCAAACTTTTTCTTCTCCATcacacttatttttatttgtggtGGTTTCATTTTTTGCTATCTACCTGATCCAAAGTGCCGGGACTGGGCTCAACGTGAAGCTTACCTGGTGCTTCGGTACCGAGAAGATAATGGTCTGAAACCGATTGAGCGAAACCTCATCGACCCGTCAAAATTCACTCTGCCAACTGATGAAGAACTTGGTGACACTgaaattattatctaa
- the LOC103571620 gene encoding Golgi reassembly-stacking protein 2, whose translation MGSSQSLEVPGGGTEGYHVLRVQAGSPGYKAGLEAFFDFIVSIGNIRLDQDNDTLKDILKTNIDKELQLTVYNSKNQTVRQTTIVPSMTWGGHGLLGVSIRFCSFEGANENVWHVLEVHPSSPAELAGLRSFTDYIIGADSALHESEDLFTLIEAHEARPLKLYVYNTTDDSCREVTITPNSKWGGEGSLGCGIGYGYLHRIPVRNLFDNKMYPNSYQTTVKTPIAAQAQPVNYEPQVNNNPAVTAVPPGFAIPPNYMSTSSGIMQPADTTVVSSIATPTIPISTVPVPQTMPIDASAPPKFIDPAIAGASTTTNPAVNFFNQPNYSQNSSMYQNTPSIPGMPVAPPAQSFLVDTSIPDSSPSLQYSFNPPAMPQQTNIPTSNVPYLPQSQVVTTPISLPGMPPITVSASLPQTSNFFPMQDQNQMTNNTSVTIPTSATAQ comes from the exons atgggcTCATCACAAAGTCTCGAAGTACCTGGTGGCGGTACCGAGGGTTACCATGTCCTGAGGGTACAAGCTGGATCACCAGGTTACAAAGCCGGGTTGGAggcattttttgatttcatcgTTTCTATTGGTAACATAAGACTAGACCAGGACAATGATACACTGAAggatattttgaaaacaaacATAGACAAAGAATTGCAGCTGACGGTTTACAATAGTAAGAATCAAACTGTCAGACAGACGACAATAGTACCGAGTATGACGTGGGGAGGTCATGGTTTGCTGGGTGTCAGTATACGGTTCTGTTCATTCGAAGGTGCCAATGAAAACGTATGGCATGTGTTAGAGGTACATCCGTCATCTCCAGCAGAGCTTGCTGGTCTTAGATCATTTACTGATTACATTATTGGTGCTGATTCAGCTCTACATGAAAGCGAAGACTTATTTACGTTGATTGAAGCTCATGAAGCCCGACCGCTTAAATTATATGTCTACAATACCACTGATGATTCGTGTCGTGAAGTTACGATCACACCAAATTCTAAATGGGGGGGCGAAGGTAGTCTTGGTTGTGGTATCGGTTACGGTTATCTTCATAGAATACctgtaagaaatttatttgataacaaAATGTATCCAAATTCATATCAG acaACAGTTAAAACCCCAATAGCTGCGCAAGCACAGCCAGTTAATTATGAGCCGCAAGTTAATAACAATCCTGCAGTAACAGCTGTACCACCAGGTTTTGCAATACCACCTAACTACATGTCGACATCATCGGGTATTATGCAACCAGCTGATACTACTGTCGTTTCATCAATAGCCACACCAACGATACCAATTTCCACGGTACCAGTGCCGCAGACAATGCCAATTGATGCATCAGCACCACCTAAATTTATTGATCCTGCAATTGCTGGTGCTTCAACAACCACCAATCCAGCAGTTAACTTCTTCAACCAACCAAATTATTCCCAGa attcgTCGATGTATCAAAATACTCCGAGTATACCTGGAATGCCAGTAGCACCACCAGCGCAATCGTTCCTTGTGGATACATCTATTCCAGATTCATCACCAAGTCTTCAGTATAGCTTTAACCCACCAGCAATGCCGCAGCAAACAAATATTCCAACATCAAACGTGCCGTACTTACCCCAGTCTCAAGTGGTAACGACACCAATTTCACTTCCTGGCATGCCACCCATCACCGTGAGTGCAAGCTTACCACAAACGAGCAATTTCTTTCCAATGCAAGATCAAAACCAAATGACAAACAACACGAGTGTCACTATTCCAACATCTGCTACGgcacaataa
- the LOC103571619 gene encoding 40S ribosomal protein S15Aa: MVRMNVLSDALKSINNAEKRNKRQVLIRPCSKVIVKFLGVMMKHGYIGEFEIVDDHRSGKIVVNLSGRLNKCGVISPRFDVPITDIEKWTNNLLPSRQFGYVVLTTSGGIMDHEEARRKHLGGKILGFFF, translated from the exons ATGGTGCGAATGAATGTACTCAGTGATGCGCTCAAAAGTATCAACAATGCCGAGAAACGTAACAAGAGACAGGTTCTCATCAGACCTTGCTCCAAAGTTATCGTCAAGTTTCTTGGTGTCATGATGAAGCAtg GTTACATTGGAGAATTTGAAATTGTTGATGACCACCGTAGTGGTAAAATTGTTGTCAACCTCTCTGGTAGATTGAACAAGTGTGGAGTTATTTCACCAAGATTTGATGTACCAATTACTGACATTGAGAAGTGGACCAACAACCTTTTGCCTTCTCGTCAATTTGg aTACGTTGTTTTGACAACCAGTGGAGGCATTATGGATCATGAGGAAGCAAGAAGGAAACATTTAGGAGGCAAAATCCTTGGTTTCTTcttctaa